A region of the Flintibacter sp. KGMB00164 genome:
AACGTGGTGGAGCCCACTGAGGAAGTGCTGGATGGCTTCCGTGAGAAGGCTCAGGCTTTCTATGAGATGGGCGATACCTTCGGTTGGTCTGACGGCCTGTATGAGACGGTCTGCGAGGCTATGGGCAAGTAACCTTTTCATACCGAGCAAAAAGAAATGACGTGCCGGCGGCGGGAACAGCCATACCCGCTGCCGGCATCATAAAGAAGGAGGAAACTTTATGAATCCAGGTAACAAGCTGAAGAACGTGCTTTGCAACTTGGATACCATTGTCGCGTCTATCGTGCTTGCAATTTTGATTATACTCACCTTTGCAGGCGTTCCCTTCCGTTATATTCTGGGCGCCCCCTTTACCTGGCTGGAGGAAGTCCAGCTGGCCTGCATGGTCTGGATCGTGTTTGCCGCAGCCGGCGCTGCCTTCCGGGCGGGCAATCAGGTGGCCATTGAGATGATTGTAGACCTGATGCCCAAAAAGATGCAGAAGGCGGTCACTGTGTTCATCTCTGTGGTGGTACTGGCTGTGGTAGGCTATCTGTTCTACCAGAGTCTGGGCTATATCAACGTGTTTCTGAAGAGCGGCCGTGCCACCCCCATGCTGAAGATCCCCTATGCGCTTATCTATGGCATTGCCCCGGTGTCCTATGTGCTGATGGTAATCAGCTACTTCTATGCCTTGATCAAGGGCGTAAAATCTGAGGCAAAGGAGGCCCTTGACCTATGAATAGCATTTTGATTGCCGCTGCTGTGGTTATGCTGCTCCTGCTGTTTTTAAAGGTCCCCGTGTTTATCTCGGTCTTGGGCGGCGCTGCCGTTTACTTCGTCTTTAACCCCGGCGTGAACCCTATCGTCTTTGCCCAGCAGGCCATTACCGGTGTGGAGAGTATCTCCCTGCTGGCCATCCCCTTCTTTGTCTGTGCCGGTATTATGATGAACTATACCGGCGTTACCGCTCGAATCATGGGCTTTTGTGAGGTCCTGACCGGCCGTATGTATGGCGGTCTGGCGCAGGTGAACGTGCTGCTGTCCACTCTGATGGGCGGCCTGTCCGGCTCCAACCTGGCGGATGCGGCCATGGAAGCCAAGATGCTGGTTCCCGAGATGGAGAAGAAGGGCTTCTCCAAGGAGTTCTCTTC
Encoded here:
- a CDS encoding TRAP transporter small permease; the encoded protein is MNPGNKLKNVLCNLDTIVASIVLAILIILTFAGVPFRYILGAPFTWLEEVQLACMVWIVFAAAGAAFRAGNQVAIEMIVDLMPKKMQKAVTVFISVVVLAVVGYLFYQSLGYINVFLKSGRATPMLKIPYALIYGIAPVSYVLMVISYFYALIKGVKSEAKEALDL